From Sulfuracidifex tepidarius, one genomic window encodes:
- a CDS encoding aromatic-ring-hydroxylating dioxygenase subunit beta, with translation MICSELDCKLKDSVVNFLVNEMKLLEEGKCEEWLTLLTDDVSYTMETTLNSLHTKVEGKDISIFRDNKMSLSIRCEKSRTAYDWIETPPSKVRYHPSKVIIKGDQREVEVETSLLVYVYRNGKSQVISMLRKDTLSFTDGKLMLRRRKIEFDADIPDVVFSRIL, from the coding sequence ATGATATGTAGCGAACTTGATTGTAAGTTGAAAGACTCAGTAGTGAATTTTCTGGTGAATGAAATGAAATTGCTCGAGGAGGGAAAATGTGAAGAATGGCTTACCCTTCTCACGGATGATGTATCTTACACCATGGAAACCACTTTGAATTCTCTGCATACAAAAGTCGAAGGGAAAGACATTTCTATTTTTAGAGATAACAAAATGTCTCTTTCCATTAGGTGTGAGAAATCAAGGACAGCTTATGATTGGATTGAAACTCCTCCATCCAAGGTTAGGTACCATCCTTCAAAGGTAATAATAAAGGGAGACCAGAGGGAGGTAGAGGTTGAAACGTCTTTGTTAGTCTATGTTTACAGAAACGGAAAGTCTCAAGTGATCTCGATGTTAAGGAAAGATACTCTCTCTTTCACAGATGGAAAACTCATGCTAAGAAGGAGAAAGATAGAGTTCGACGCCGATATTCCTGATGTAGTGTTTTCGAGAATATTATGA
- a CDS encoding SRPBCC family protein: MEGKFLGAPMQRGIYQGVDTSSFGMFPIRCETYKGLVFCTIDSNATLDEFLGDMKFFIDIVAGRSEGLVFSSPQRWIVRVNWKTIVDNFIGDSWHFLTAHGWLGEVGLGIQDLKLTSITGVIRVKGGHGVLFTGPSADDYPDIPRPLFYPLWWPNLVEKAKVKLTQREFDVWKKYGTYEMLGHVFPNMAFGNVAYTIDSEPPVPILTFRLWRPISTFETEIWTWLAFDKDEPENLKKKAIDTFLRLFGAAGSVEHDDVAMWESMTENSSKLSSLNLKLKYYGGMNQSPTQFEGPGELYYGGNNEGNTISFFKEYLNYLEGEELDDM; the protein is encoded by the coding sequence ATGGAAGGAAAATTCCTTGGGGCACCAATGCAAAGAGGCATCTATCAGGGTGTTGATACCAGCAGTTTCGGGATGTTTCCTATAAGGTGTGAAACGTACAAGGGACTTGTTTTCTGCACAATAGATTCCAACGCAACACTTGACGAGTTTCTGGGTGACATGAAGTTCTTCATAGATATAGTTGCGGGAAGAAGCGAGGGGTTAGTTTTCTCCTCTCCTCAGAGGTGGATAGTGAGAGTCAACTGGAAGACAATAGTTGATAACTTCATCGGAGATTCGTGGCATTTCCTCACAGCCCATGGCTGGTTAGGAGAGGTAGGTCTCGGCATACAAGACCTTAAACTAACGTCAATAACAGGGGTAATTAGGGTCAAGGGAGGACACGGAGTGCTTTTCACCGGACCTTCAGCAGACGATTACCCTGACATTCCCAGACCACTTTTCTATCCACTATGGTGGCCTAACTTAGTGGAGAAAGCAAAAGTTAAACTAACACAGAGAGAGTTCGATGTATGGAAGAAATATGGTACATATGAAATGTTGGGACACGTATTTCCGAACATGGCGTTTGGAAACGTTGCTTACACTATAGACAGTGAACCTCCGGTTCCAATATTAACGTTCAGGTTATGGAGACCCATATCAACTTTCGAAACTGAAATATGGACGTGGTTAGCGTTTGACAAGGATGAACCAGAGAACCTTAAGAAGAAAGCTATTGACACATTTTTAAGACTCTTCGGCGCTGCCGGTTCTGTAGAACACGACGATGTTGCCATGTGGGAGTCCATGACTGAGAACTCTAGTAAGTTATCCTCCTTGAACTTGAAATTGAAATATTACGGGGGGATGAACCAGAGTCCTACCCAATTTGAGGGACCCGGAGAACTCTATTATGGAGGAAATAATGAAGGCAATACAATCTCTTTCTTCAAGGAATACCTTAACTATCTCGAAGGTGAAGAACTTGATGATATGTAG
- a CDS encoding amidohydrolase family protein, translated as MLITNVKLGGRLSNIYVNSEGIIECINCNRRDGQVINAEGGALTLPFVNSHVHLSQALTLGYNRKNETGKLIDGLALLRDDVLPRVTIDDVKRRLEKIQLIMFMNGTLYVRDHEPILNGNARRLITILHETSLIKVQVVACPSPSLSFSDNENEMERTLEAGADVVGAMPHGEDREGGLKSISKVFDIAQKFNKPVDGHIDEIDDPESDFSFYMVSEAKRRSWGKMTTLSHMVSSQYQGAMFRNLLLRMKETKVSVVINPETNLHLQGRYTEREVPRGLAPLQLLLSQGINVSLGR; from the coding sequence ATGTTAATAACTAATGTCAAGTTAGGAGGAAGATTATCTAACATTTACGTTAACTCAGAGGGGATCATAGAATGTATTAACTGCAACAGGAGAGATGGGCAAGTAATTAACGCGGAGGGAGGAGCCCTGACCTTACCTTTTGTTAATTCTCACGTTCATCTCTCCCAAGCCTTAACCTTGGGATATAACAGGAAAAACGAGACCGGTAAACTTATTGACGGTCTCGCTCTCCTGAGAGATGACGTACTTCCGCGTGTTACAATCGACGATGTAAAGAGAAGACTTGAGAAGATTCAATTAATCATGTTCATGAATGGAACATTGTATGTTAGAGACCATGAACCAATTTTAAATGGAAATGCAAGAAGGTTGATTACGATACTTCACGAAACTTCTTTAATTAAGGTTCAAGTTGTTGCTTGTCCTAGTCCCTCCCTTTCGTTTTCTGATAACGAGAACGAAATGGAGAGAACCTTGGAGGCCGGTGCAGACGTGGTTGGAGCAATGCCACACGGAGAGGACAGGGAAGGCGGACTTAAGTCCATTTCAAAGGTATTTGACATAGCTCAGAAATTCAATAAGCCAGTTGATGGTCATATAGACGAGATTGACGATCCGGAATCTGACTTTTCTTTCTACATGGTAAGCGAAGCTAAGAGAAGATCTTGGGGTAAAATGACGACTCTAAGCCACATGGTATCCTCCCAGTATCAAGGGGCCATGTTCCGTAACTTATTGCTCAGGATGAAGGAAACTAAAGTCTCGGTAGTGATTAATCCAGAGACAAACCTTCACCTTCAAGGAAGATATACTGAGAGGGAAGTACCGAGAGGCTTGGCTCCTCTTCAATTATTGCTCTCTCAAGGAATAAACGTATCTCTAGGAAGATAA
- a CDS encoding 5'-methylthioadenosine/S-adenosylhomocysteine nucleosidase family protein: MDKKIVGIIVLVLILISWTIFYLNKININNSSQPNTVNYYAQVSNFLMSKNLVSVYPSNANLTQLLMTPRIGIVTAMAMEQAPLLAQTKVNAVVNISGYTFYLGVMKGHNVVLVRSGEKEYASTMATTLMDTYFNIQAALLSGTAGSRNPNVVVGDVVLGAYAVDKSSIHYHLSHLGNESYSYSETPYTGVEIVNVTAINNSVVGGFGEAQDTPSNASNYGCGFGVDYSYTYVEALPSSLGLLKLAESYPYPMTIPDSQATGMNVTGNIRNEIIAGVIGSANQWTEPLFWMAQQNALYQTDAGENEGMGFAYVNTHFQIPWLIVRGISDSPWYPSVYEGVLAADRAANVTMWVVSHFNSSVKGLHDTASFYSLSPQSNARIHGYIVADKVYYTDFNVTLISYTAPNGTTINDTDPDCIQEYSYPKE; the protein is encoded by the coding sequence ATGGACAAGAAAATAGTCGGAATAATAGTTTTAGTTCTTATATTAATTTCTTGGACTATATTTTATCTTAATAAAATTAATATTAATAACTCCTCTCAACCTAACACCGTGAATTATTATGCACAAGTCTCTAATTTCCTGATGTCTAAAAACTTAGTCTCTGTCTATCCTTCCAATGCTAACCTAACTCAGCTTTTGATGACACCCAGGATAGGGATAGTCACCGCTATGGCTATGGAACAAGCTCCTCTCCTAGCTCAGACGAAAGTAAACGCTGTGGTAAACATAAGTGGATACACTTTTTATCTAGGTGTAATGAAAGGTCATAACGTAGTGCTGGTAAGGAGCGGAGAGAAGGAGTATGCATCCACAATGGCTACCACGTTAATGGATACTTATTTCAACATCCAAGCTGCACTCCTCTCCGGGACTGCAGGGTCGAGAAATCCGAACGTAGTCGTGGGAGACGTAGTTCTGGGTGCATATGCTGTGGACAAGAGTAGCATACACTACCATTTGTCCCACTTAGGAAACGAGAGTTACAGCTATTCTGAGACCCCTTATACGGGAGTAGAGATCGTGAATGTGACTGCCATCAATAATTCTGTGGTAGGAGGTTTCGGTGAAGCTCAGGACACTCCTTCTAATGCATCAAATTACGGATGTGGATTCGGTGTAGATTACTCTTATACCTACGTCGAGGCATTACCATCGTCCCTTGGACTTCTGAAGCTAGCTGAGTCATATCCTTATCCTATGACAATCCCTGACTCCCAAGCTACAGGGATGAACGTGACGGGTAATATCAGAAATGAAATAATTGCTGGTGTGATTGGGTCGGCGAACCAATGGACCGAACCGCTATTCTGGATGGCTCAACAGAACGCGTTGTACCAGACAGATGCAGGGGAGAACGAAGGTATGGGATTCGCTTACGTTAATACGCACTTTCAGATTCCTTGGTTAATCGTGAGAGGTATCTCCGATTCGCCCTGGTACCCATCTGTGTATGAGGGAGTGCTGGCTGCAGATAGAGCTGCAAACGTGACGATGTGGGTAGTATCCCACTTCAACTCGTCCGTGAAAGGACTACATGACACCGCAAGTTTCTATTCCCTTTCGCCCCAGTCCAACGCTAGAATCCACGGATACATCGTCGCGGATAAAGTTTACTATACTGACTTTAACGTCACATTGATTTCTTATACAGCGCCTAACGGAACAACGATTAACGATACTGATCCAGACTGTATACAAGAATATTCATATCCTAAAGAATGA
- a CDS encoding MFS transporter — MAGLNGKGVLPIFASTLSFFATFMAWTAYGPLGPVFKKDFGLSLILLGIIIGAPKVLALPTRYIAGYMSDRIGARVTMIIFLVLSVVALFATSFSSSFVQFLIAASLLGVAGGIFPIGIAYVDRIYSSNIGSLLGIYGGIGNAGSAFSGILVPILFERFGFSGVFIALSVILVLPLILTILSPSDIKENEIKDRKVSFKDKIGFVGYTAIAISFLISTVIASKSLYIEASLEFGLTSLIILITFLLYGKQTGLLSYVYYLTFGGFLAVGLWIPTVFVSVFKDSLLEGGIVLFFSVISAAIFRPLGGLIGDKLEGKKASVVGVVLVLVSSIMASIGLVEKSLPLSIISFISLGSALSFANGAVFKLVSESYSIKDVGKASGIIGGIGGFGGFSISAGIGITGSIGISLVPLIFVPLSVIAVFALLGSNSVMRLKLPKTQEAEERSNSKKR, encoded by the coding sequence TTGGCTGGATTAAATGGTAAAGGAGTTTTACCTATTTTCGCAAGTACTTTATCATTTTTTGCTACGTTTATGGCATGGACCGCTTACGGTCCTTTAGGCCCTGTCTTTAAGAAAGACTTTGGACTCTCGTTAATCCTTTTAGGCATCATCATAGGCGCGCCTAAGGTATTGGCTCTTCCAACCAGATATATAGCAGGATACATGTCAGACAGGATAGGAGCAAGGGTGACCATGATTATATTCCTTGTTTTGTCAGTAGTAGCTCTCTTCGCGACTTCCTTCTCTAGTTCCTTCGTTCAGTTCTTGATAGCTGCATCATTGCTCGGAGTCGCAGGAGGAATATTCCCTATCGGGATAGCATACGTGGATAGAATTTATTCTAGCAATATAGGGTCTTTACTTGGAATTTACGGCGGAATAGGGAATGCAGGGAGTGCATTCTCGGGGATTTTAGTGCCTATTCTATTTGAGAGGTTCGGGTTCTCTGGAGTCTTCATAGCCCTATCTGTAATCCTGGTTTTACCTTTGATACTGACTATTTTATCTCCGTCAGACATTAAGGAGAACGAAATCAAGGATAGGAAGGTCTCCTTTAAGGACAAGATAGGATTCGTAGGATACACAGCAATTGCCATATCGTTCTTGATAAGTACTGTTATAGCCAGTAAGTCTCTCTACATTGAAGCTTCATTGGAATTCGGATTGACCTCGCTCATTATCCTAATCACGTTCTTGTTATACGGGAAACAAACAGGATTGCTTTCTTATGTTTATTATCTAACTTTCGGCGGATTCTTGGCTGTAGGACTATGGATACCTACAGTCTTCGTATCTGTATTCAAAGATTCTCTCCTAGAGGGGGGAATAGTCCTTTTCTTCTCTGTGATATCAGCAGCTATTTTCAGACCCTTGGGCGGTTTGATTGGAGACAAGTTAGAAGGGAAAAAGGCTTCTGTAGTAGGAGTAGTTCTGGTCCTAGTAAGTTCTATCATGGCTAGCATAGGACTTGTTGAGAAATCCTTACCCTTATCGATAATTTCTTTCATTTCGCTAGGATCTGCACTCAGTTTCGCAAACGGAGCAGTGTTCAAGCTGGTGTCTGAAAGTTACTCTATAAAGGATGTCGGTAAGGCTTCTGGAATAATAGGGGGAATAGGAGGCTTCGGAGGATTTTCGATCTCAGCAGGAATAGGAATAACCGGATCTATTGGGATATCGTTAGTGCCTCTTATTTTCGTTCCGCTTTCAGTGATAGCAGTTTTCGCTCTATTAGGATCCAACTCAGTGATGAGATTAAAGCTTCCGAAAACACAAGAAGCTGAGGAGAGAAGCAACTCAAAGAAAAGGTGA
- a CDS encoding molybdopterin oxidoreductase family protein → MKTICPFCGVGCGIDVSENGVRGADYITNRKSMCIKASILPEIRELERLTSPMINFENVEWRKATNQVADKIKSTIRKYGKNAVGFYIGAQIPTEDQYVATKLGKGIIGTGVFDSNVRLCMSSAASALKFSLGTPLPTADYDDIDEAENILLIGVNPASNFPVLWNRILKRKNREKAKVVVVDPVITDTAESADIHVHIRPGTDLILISGIASALIEHGDADLSELEGKEEFVNFAKRWYPSKASMITGVPEETIRDLANLLENRTLFMWGMGVNQTINGTDTGIAIITLAKISGNLYGNGRGILPLTGQHNSMGAREAGALAGMLPGFRYVDNERDVEFVEDFWGVPRYTVSRKYWTITDLHKLVEDRKIKLLWIIGTNPVVSVPESRRFKDALSYIDTVIVQDVHMTETAAEADVILPAAGWGERDGICTSGDKTVSYLPTMNSPPGEAKPDWLILSEVGLLLGAENMEFSSTSDIFQEMKEIFRNTMLDLKDLNYSSLGGGYRREFIPGKVRTKGFNVDLLEYLDYNSFNLITIRLSTQWNTTTKTGKSWKLNMLTNLPKDVVMISLEDAKEFKLEDGDLVKIRSRENCLLARVKVSKGLQRRVLYMPFHWGLANALMDWKADPISKEPAFKQLYITLHKADEN, encoded by the coding sequence ATGAAAACTATCTGTCCTTTCTGTGGCGTAGGTTGTGGTATAGATGTGTCAGAGAACGGTGTTAGAGGGGCTGATTACATAACTAACAGGAAAAGTATGTGCATAAAGGCTTCGATCTTGCCCGAGATAAGAGAGTTGGAGAGATTAACTTCTCCGATGATCAATTTCGAAAACGTGGAATGGAGAAAGGCGACAAATCAGGTGGCTGACAAGATAAAGTCAACAATCAGGAAATACGGTAAGAACGCTGTGGGCTTCTATATAGGAGCACAAATCCCTACGGAGGACCAGTACGTAGCCACGAAGTTAGGGAAGGGTATAATAGGAACAGGGGTTTTCGACTCAAACGTTAGGCTTTGTATGTCGAGCGCAGCTTCAGCTCTGAAATTCTCTCTGGGTACCCCATTGCCTACAGCTGATTATGACGATATAGACGAAGCAGAGAACATTCTACTCATAGGGGTGAACCCTGCTTCTAATTTTCCTGTACTATGGAATAGAATCCTAAAGAGAAAAAACAGGGAAAAGGCTAAGGTCGTAGTTGTGGATCCAGTAATTACCGATACTGCAGAAAGCGCCGATATACATGTTCATATAAGACCTGGAACAGATTTAATCTTGATTTCTGGCATAGCCAGTGCTTTGATTGAACATGGAGATGCGGATCTCTCTGAACTGGAAGGAAAGGAAGAATTCGTTAATTTCGCAAAGAGATGGTATCCCTCCAAGGCATCAATGATAACAGGAGTTCCCGAGGAAACCATTAGAGACTTAGCCAATTTGTTAGAAAACAGGACACTCTTCATGTGGGGTATGGGAGTTAACCAAACTATCAATGGAACTGATACGGGGATTGCAATAATCACTCTAGCTAAAATTTCAGGAAATCTCTATGGAAATGGTAGAGGAATTTTACCGTTAACAGGTCAACATAATTCTATGGGAGCACGGGAAGCGGGTGCTCTAGCAGGTATGCTTCCTGGTTTCAGGTATGTAGATAACGAGAGAGACGTCGAGTTCGTAGAGGACTTTTGGGGAGTCCCTCGTTACACAGTATCTAGAAAATATTGGACGATAACGGATTTGCACAAGTTAGTTGAAGATAGAAAAATCAAGTTATTATGGATTATAGGCACGAACCCTGTAGTTTCTGTTCCGGAGTCTAGGCGTTTCAAGGACGCCCTTTCATATATCGACACGGTGATAGTCCAGGATGTGCACATGACCGAGACTGCCGCGGAGGCTGATGTGATATTGCCTGCAGCAGGATGGGGAGAAAGGGACGGCATCTGCACGTCAGGAGACAAAACAGTGTCGTACTTACCTACTATGAACAGTCCTCCAGGAGAGGCGAAGCCGGACTGGTTAATACTGTCCGAAGTAGGCCTTCTACTGGGAGCTGAGAACATGGAGTTTTCGTCTACATCAGATATATTTCAAGAGATGAAAGAAATATTCAGAAACACAATGTTAGATTTAAAGGATCTTAATTACTCATCGCTAGGAGGTGGATACAGACGTGAATTTATACCAGGGAAAGTTAGAACTAAAGGATTCAATGTAGATCTATTAGAATATTTAGATTATAATTCATTCAATTTAATTACAATAAGACTATCAACTCAATGGAACACGACTACGAAAACTGGAAAGAGTTGGAAACTGAACATGTTGACAAATCTTCCTAAAGACGTTGTAATGATATCTCTTGAGGATGCCAAAGAATTCAAGCTTGAGGACGGTGATCTAGTTAAGATAAGAAGTAGAGAGAACTGCCTCTTAGCAAGAGTCAAAGTGTCTAAAGGACTTCAAAGGAGAGTCCTTTACATGCCATTTCACTGGGGTTTAGCCAATGCACTGATGGATTGGAAAGCTGATCCTATAAGCAAGGAACCAGCTTTCAAACAGCTCTATATTACTCTGCATAAAGCAGACGAGAACTGA